The nucleotide sequence ATGGCTGCTGGACGCAATGTGCAACTGCTTTCTTTCGCCTTGCACCCCACAATTTCCATATACAGCTTTCCGGATCCTTAAAACATCCGAATGGATCTACACCAACAAATTCATACAATGCAAtcaatattttagaaataaagcCTGTGGGATTTGATGGACGGCGCAGGAACAGACAGCAGAACCAGTCCACTTCTCCAACGTCTTGTTGagcaggagaagaagaaaaaaagtatagTCCGGACGATACAAGGCAAAGCCTTAAGGAAGTCTGgaggattttttaaatgtagattttCAGATAGTCCCAATCTCCTACTGAGGATCCGAGTGCTCGAAAGTCAGGTTTGGGACTGTGTGTGTTAAAGATCCTGTGTCCTATTTGTGAAGAGAGCAAACGCCTGCCCAGCTTGAGTAATTGGGTAGGAGGAGTCCTCCCTCTCTCCAATGCCACTGATTTCTATTCACCAACAAAGACCTGTCACTCTCTCCTCAAACCGATGGTGATGGGCAACACGAGCTTGGAAAGCACTTGGTATAGACCTTTTACTTCTTTTTAGCTGGTGGTTTGCCAGTTTGACACTTTTTGTGAggctctcttttcttttcctttttttttcttgtagtttTAAGCTTATGCCTCTACTAATGCATGTAACTGAACGGTTCAAAAGTGTGTTAATTAAGTGTTGAATCACTGAACTCTGGAAAATTGTATCGCTGcgttggtttggtttggtttagtTTATTATCGCAAATTACAGCCACAATGTGCTCCTCAAAGCCTGTTTGTGACATTTATAATTAAACTCAAAATACAAaattttgtgttgtgttgttaaTGTTTACGCTTATAGCCTATATTTACTtgcatttgatatatatatatatatatatatatatatatatatatatatatatatatatatatatataaattaaatttgcattgcACGTTGAATCTTCAATGCATAAAGGTAGCTATTTTATGCTtgaattgtaaaattataaaacaacagTTTGAGTACAATGTATGACACATGTATAATGAAATTGGACTAAATGAAAAGTGGTGGCATAATTTAAAAAGATGTCAGACTGCTTtatcaaggtgtgtgtgtgttctggtctctttctcttctgtgttttttgggagaaagagagagaaaggagggaGCGAGGGAAGGGGGAGCGATGCTGTTGGGGGGAGGAATACGCAGTTGTTTACATTCTTTGATTTTCAGATGTCAAACGTCAAATGAATCTCATTGCCACAGTTTCTTTTCTGTACCGATACATACGAGGAATGGTCTAGAATTGTATTTGAAAATGATAACAATTACCTCCTTGGTAGCAACCTAAATCCAATTAGTCGTGATAGTAGCTAATGATATCAAAGGCAGCATGGATTATGTAGGCGATATTTATGCATCTCTTTATTTAGGCTACACGAAGCTTTTAAAGCGTAACACTCGTTTCGTTCATTTAGTTTATGAATTAATGCTCAAGCGTCGCCTTTTAAAATTCTCACACAATGCGTTAATCTATACAGGCCTAAATTAGTGTGAGCATTgtatcttttttaaaatgttatcctATCATTTACGGGAAAAGTCGTCTTAAGTTGTTCAGACAAACAGCCGCTTCCtcgtgtcattttatttttatgatctcTCCAAATAGTTCATTGTTTTAATTAGCTTCGGAATATAGGGTATACTCGTCTTTTCAAAGTCTTCCTCTCAAATCATTCTCATAAATGATTTCACCTATTAGACAAAGTTGATAAATTCATCCTAATCTTGAAATATAGCCTCACGATACAGTTCACACAAACCGTGCGGTTCATTTAGTAAAATCGACggaatatatttatttctttatgtcTGTAAGTCACCAGATGAACtttatgatatatattatataacgtCTTCATTTGATTCAAATTAAATCTTATAAAAATGTGTTGATTACAAAACGCAATATAGCTAGCTGCTACTTTTTTCATAGGCTGTAAAAAATACAGATTACAGTTCGTTTAATGCCCTGCGACTGCAAACGATTGATTTGCTtatacaaaacaaatatgattatattcaatttatttattttaatttaacttgttATATTAAGAACCAATAAAggtaattattttactttagtaTTAAGTTCCACAGCTCTACGCGAgctaattgtataattttattacaAGCAAAAACGAATCAGGTTGTCctgcgttttttatttttattttaaggaatTATTTGCTCTCTACTCCAAATATCATCAAATTTGTCTGTACCAAACGAAAACCATTTTAATAAATACCCTACTGTAATAGGCTATTTAGATTCTCACAATTCGAGATGCCAATTTGAAATGAACAGCGACACATCTAAATATTCTTCACACCGGATCAGGCTTCAGAATAGCTGCACATTAACGATTCATTCGATTTTCAATCTACATTGCATTTCTCGCCTGCAATAACTTTTACCTGTCTCACCTGCTCTATATAGCCTATGTGCAAACTGATGGTCTCTCCTCGCCAATTATGCATAAATAATCTTTTCGAAACTCCGCAAAGCGACTCAATTTGTTGTTCACAATGATAAAGCAGTATATTCATGTAGGCTACATAAGCAATATTAAAGCGGTATTTTACCGTGAGCCGCGGAGCGCCGTCCTGAAGCCTCAGCAGTGCTgcggtgagagagagaggggtgatgATGATGAGGGTGAGACACGAGCGATCCTACCAGCAGATGGGGGCTGTTCCTTGTTTCTCGCGTGAGTGTCAATTACGACAAATCCAGCGCGAGCACTGAATATACATCAGTTGTCTAATGCACAAGGCCCATTTCGAGAGTTGTTAGAAGCGGATATAGattcagaatttatttaaatgttaaatcactAACCTACATTACGCAGTTTTCTTACCTTGAGGCGTCTCGTATGAGGCTATTTCTAtagttagatggatggatggatagatagagttGTAACAGCATGAGTTTAACCAATTAGAAATGAGCCACAGGGGTGAAATCATCATCATACATGATCACCAACCTCTGAAGTGACAGTAGAAGTTgtaagacgttttttttttttttttgtcctgtaattcttttatattttttacacactTTTGAGTCGAGAAAGTATAATTTCACGTCTGGCTTATAATGAGATTTGTGATCATGCTAATGAATTTGAAATGACAGAACTGATATCATCTGAATCAGCAGGTTCTCCATTAATTCGGATATGCAAGTTCCATGCAAGCTtttcgtcaaaaaaaaaaaagaaagaaaagaaagaaagcatgGCTAAATAGACAGAGAGAGctgtaacacttcataatatgTTTGGTGTTTTGCATTGAAATGTTTCCTATACACTTACCAGTTTGAATTACGATGTTTAGCATTAAATTGCGGATCGAATAATGGTTTTGAACAAGCAAATCCCAATAAATTCATGCACAAAATTTGAAAAGTGATGTTCATGTTTTCAATTAGTGTTACAGGCCATCTGGTAGTGAGGTCGGTTGTAACTGTTCTTTCTACTTGACATTCATTTACAAAGTTTAAGACGTAGGATATTTCTAAAGAGCTTTAAATTGTATAAGACCAATATGGGAATATTATATCAAATTTTGAGAcacacagcacaaaaaaaaaaaaaaaaaaaaaaaaaaaaaaacctgttacaGACTGAAACAATGTGTTACTAGTCTCCACAATACACAGAGCAAACaggaaacatttataaaataactaATTGGAATTAAACTgccaatgtattttaaaatgcacacGGTATAACTGGAAGTGCATCCTAGTTTAACCAAAGATAGACAACATCTCCAATGTAATATAATGCACAGCTTCGTGGCAATAGTTCAGAGTAAGTTAATTTAACAGCtgaaaagaagaaggaaaaaaactaaaagaatttACCTAATTGTTGGGTTGCTGACTCTAGAAAATCTATAGTAAAAGGCAAAAGTACCTAAGGTTTACACCTAAACCCTATGTGCTCAAGGCCCTCTGTGCTTGTTCTTTATTTTGTCGAGTTAGTACAAGCTTTTATAGGGAATTGTTTGCTCTGTTTTGGGGAaacatatttaaactttaaaaagtgTGAATTGTCCAACACAAAAAGATCAAAAATCTGTTCTCCGATACTTTGAAACACACAAAGCCATAGCATACAGTGCAATAACATCCTAAATATTGCAAATCGGAGTCCAAAGATTCAGAAACATAGCTGACTGAAGAATGTTAAGCGTGTTGATATCTTTAAATAAGCTATTGGTGTAAGAAGAAAGCCATCTTCGGTTTGCGAGCAACCTTTCATGCCAGGCAAGTCAAAGGGGAGGAGACTTCAGTACACGAATagacctaaaaatgaaaaactgctGTAACATTAACAAATTTCCCAGGCTCATTTGCAGCTGACCACTTTCTGCAAATCCGTTAACATCCATGTAAAAAAATACCCCAACCATAATCATCTAGAATATAGCATGTCTCATTCATAATGCCTAAAAAAACTATGGTGGGATACAGACAATTACACAGTAACCATGTCCATTTATGAACCATATGTGACGGCTGAACCATGAAGCAAATATTTACAAACTGGAGATGGACAACGATTTCTCCAGAGCCATCGTGGTGTACTTTTTTTAAGAGGCAACAAAGCCACAGAGCAGATGCTCCTCACCGGTGTTTCGTGCTTTGCTTCGAAGAGGGGACGTTCAGTCTAGCGTGCCTGATGAGAATTTAGCTGCTGTTaaaatctccctctctctcactttccCTCCCTCCTCACCCCTTTTCTCTTGATGCTGAGCCCTGCTCTGCTGATGCAAGAATCACAACTCCCTGTGTTGACAGATGGAGGATGGCTCCATAGCACATAGCCCGTCCCAACAGTCCAACTGCTGCCTAACCAACAGTTTTTTCGCTTCTCgtccttttttccttttcttgtttttccccCATCCTACACCACTATACTAAATTTACTAAACCCAATGAAGTTATCCACATCTAATACGTTGTTTGCAGGCAGAATTTATATTCCTTGAACAGTCTTTGTCCAAATCCCAGACCCTAAGTTTTAAAGCAACCCCAAACATTGTTTTTCTGCCTTTGAAGCCCGTTTCAGGATagtctcattttttatttaaacatctaAGTTTGCATCTCAATTAGCTACCTAGTTCAGTAATCAATGGACTGGACTCATGTCTGGCATTTCAAGACTGGTCCCATTGTCAATATTTCTACAGTGAACTGAAATGCTAGCTTCCTAGAATTTCCCACAATGCACCGTAAAAACCATGTGAGCGAGTTCTTAATACGTTCACTTACTGGTAATACTGATATGTTTTCTTAAGTTTCTAAAGCAGACAAAAATGAAAGCAGAGCACATTTCATGAGTCACTGTAGATGcacaataaacaaaaatcagACANNNNNNNNNNNNNNNNNNNNNNNNNNNNNNNNNNNNNNNNNNNNNNNNNNNNNNNNNNNNNNNNNNNNNNNNNNNNNNNNNNNNNNNNNNNNNNNNNNNNNNNNNNNNNNNNNNNNNNNNNNNNNNNNNNNNNNNNNNNNNNNNNNNNNNNNNNNNNNNNNNNNNNNNNNNNNNNNNNNNNNNNNNNNNNNNNNNNNNNNNNNNNNNNNNNNNNNNNNNNNNNNNNNNNNNNNNNNNNNNNNNNNNNNNNNNNNNNNNNNNNNNNNNNNNNNNNNNNNNNNNNNNNNNNNNNNNNNNNNNNNNNNNNNNNNNNNNNNNNNNNNNNNNNNNNNNNNNNNNNNNNNNNNNNNNNNNNNNNNNNNNNNNNNNNNNNNNNNNNNNNNNNNNNNNNNNNNNNNNNNNNNNNNNNNNNNNNNNNNNNNNNNNNNNNNNNNNNNNNNNNNNNNNNNNNNNNNNNNNNNNNNNNNNNNNNNNNNNNNNNNNNNNNNNNNNNNNNNNNNGGTAAAATTAATAGAGGTAAGAGATCAGAAGCCCCAATGaggatatttttttctaaatctaTTCAAACTTTTACAGTTCCATGTGAGGCTGAAAATATCAAAGGGGTCATAGGCAAACTGTATAGTGCTATCCTTGCAATTAATAAAATTCAGCGGAATACATCAGGCAGCGATAGGAGAAAGACATGAGGGAGCAAATATCAGAAGATTAATGGCTTCTTGCATGGAAAACTAAGTATTTTATGATACATTAATCTGGAGAGGAATTCGTTAATTTTGGGTTGAAATGTTAAGAAATGCAGAGAAATTTAAGTTCTCTTGGAAACAGCACCCTTGCTGGAGAGAGTGTGGTTCTGTACAAGCAGACTCTGGTCACATTTTTTGGTTATTTCCACATATGCAGTTTTAGGGGAAGGGAAGGGCAGGGCAATTAAAATCAAGGGTAATAGGCTTTAAGCCTTTAACATAGATGTGTCATTTCCCACTATGTTTCTAGGGGTCACGCCACAGGTTTTGAATAAAAGTGATAGCTATTTCTTGATGTTTTTAGTTGCATGCAAGAAAGCAGTTACTAAATGTTGTTTTAagattaagattaagattaaaataaaattaagataatTCTCCTAAATATTGTCAGCCAAATATGTTCTATTGAACAAACAATGTTCCCCCTATGGTTACAGAAGAATAAAGATGAAAATTATTGGAGGAAATGGGATTGTTATATACTGCGAACACAAATGGCTAAACATCCAAAGTGCACCTCAACTTTTGTCTGTACTATGTGGTTCTTGATTTCTTGTAAGACCACATGTTACagttaattaattgttattttattatttttattattattttatatttatttttcactttcttaaaaaaaatgcctCTCTTCTTTTTCTAATTAGATCAGTATCACAGTTTCGTACTGGAATTTTTatgtttgataaaaataatagataGAAACCCAAGATGGTTGCAttctttaaaattgtttttctactgtttaagTAGTATAACATGTTTTGATTGAACCTCTGTTGTTCTGCCTTTGTgctgttattttattaatgtggatattttgtttttagttttttgcagTTGACATTTTTTATCTACACATAATCTATAATTAACTATTCCTTTCTCCTTTtctcagaaaataaaaatgatgagaaTACTTCCATAAAATTAAAGTAAAGCTCTGGCCTGCCTTCTCATTTCTTACCGGTGTCTGTCCCATGCACACACGAGTGTGGGATTTTGCAAGACTAAGTTTGATTTTATTcagtactttaaaatgttttaatgcaaattatttaaactgaaaagtaacttgcattacttctgaaaaaaagttaatcaaatatTAATGTGTAAATTTATATAGTAATGTGCAACTTTACTTATTTAAACTGAAAAGTAACTTGCATTACATctgaaaaaaagttaatcaaatatTGTGTAAATTTATATAGTAATGTGCAACTTTACTTGTTACTTTAGAAAAAATGAagagaatgaaaattaaaattgaaaagagATTGTTTCACTTGCAAGGTATTTATTAGCATTAAACTGCATTACATTACATACTGTGCATGACAACAGCGGTAATGCTTTCAATAAAACTGTCGAatacttaaatatacattaacaGAGCtcaacattttcttcagaaaaatgtcaaatattatttttatctcTTATTCTTCCTTGATATGTTTCTGGATCCAGGAGAGAATGTCCTCATCAATATGAATGGAAAGAGATCCATCTGGATTGATGGGAACAGTGAAGGGGAGAGGAATACCCATTCTTGACAGTGTCATCTAGAACAGCGGAGAGaaaaatgaattgtattttctgtttatatCTTCATGagatataataatttaaagggaaactATTTCACCTCTGGAATCCTGGCAATGACATTCAAGGACCTCTGGGTTGGCAAGGCTGCAGTAAGTTCAATCTCTTTCTCACTGTTCGTTACTCTTTCAAGTCTGAATCCTGTCTGGAAAGCCGCCATAGGGATGTGTTTGGACATTCTAATTGGGGTAGGATACACCGATAATAATTATTAAGTCAGTGTCATTTTCTACATCACTTCATACATTTGTTGTTCTGTGCTGATGAACCTTACTTTTTAGCATAGCTGGTGACAGTAATCGGCAGCCTCTCCCATTCCAGCTCTAAACGCGCAGCAGGGAATTCACCCAGTACACCAGCCTCCGCTTTAGCAGTGACTGCATACTGCTGGCACTCTGGACCCCAAGCAAGCTTGGCCTGAAAAACAGAGTTGTAGTTAAACCTGAGAAGAAATTATTCCCTACAATTTTTTAATCACACTTCAACACTTACAGTCATTTTGTGCTTGCTCAGCACAGCCCCATCAACACAGATCTTCAGGTTGTCATTTTCAGCGATGGAAGAAACAACAATTTGCACTCTTGCAGTTGGTTTGTCAAAGTAAGCAGCAAGTTGGTAGCCCAGCAGTTTGTGGTCAGCTCTCACAGCACGGGCAATGACAGCAAAAACAGGTGAACCTGAATTTCCGAGAAACTTAGCCTGAAAGCATACACCATACAAagataaatatcttattttagtTAGAGTTTTCTGTTATTATGACAAAACAAATGACATTAATTGATTCACCTGTTTCTGGATACGCTCAAAGCTAGATCCGGAACTTCCACTGCTAACTTTCTTTGAGTCACCATGGGGTGCCAAATACTGCAAGAAATAAGGTTTTATAAGTGTCTGATAAGTGTTTGATCTAAAGAAACTATGTTgttgactaaaatatttttagtaattaCCCGATCCTTGTGGAATTTCCCGAAAGCCTCCATGATGGTGgcagtctaaaaataaataaagtattcagTACAAATTAATATACAGATTTATCACACATGACATTCCTCATCCTCACCTTGGTCACACGAGACCTGGACCCTGAGGAGCTTGaactgctgctgcttctgctgctgctgctgctgctactccTACTACTGCTGCtgcggctgctgctgctgctttcagaAAAGTTCCTGTTTTTATCTTCAGTCTCCAGGATGCCCTTCAGTTTCAACAGGAAAGCCTTTCCTTCTGCAGTCTCCTCATCAATGAGACTGATTTGCTTAAGGAGCCTCTCGGCAGCTCTAGGACCAACTTGGACTTCAAGCTCCAGTCTTTCAACTGCAGGACCTTCCGCTAAAGCCAAAACAACAGACCcttaattatcattttatttgaaaattattgagtTTCATGAATGTAATAAATTCTGTAAGTATACCTCTTGCCACTGTAACACGGGCTGTGTGGTGTCCAATAATGTAGAACAGAGGAGTATTTCTGATAAAAGCAGTATTGTGAGAGTGCACCTCAACGCATCCCTTGATTTCAATGTATGGGACAGCAAGACAGAGAGTCTTGTCAAATGGAGCAGGAGCTCTCATAGGAACCTCATCTGAATTCTCAGATGACTGGAAAGAAAAATCAAGTATTATAATGAGTCTAACAATGTGAAGCAAATGAATGCTCAGCATACTAGACCATACACAGTAAGTTGTGTGAGTGATCAAAGTTTACCATATATTCAGCAGATGTCTGGGATTTCTGCACAGCCAACTCAGATACTAAAGGAACAGTCCTCTCAGCAGAAGGCTCTTCAATGTTTCTGACCACAGCAAGAGTCTCAAAGCTGTCAGAACAAGAAGAAGATGACTTGCATTTGACTTTTTAGAAacaatatgaattaataattggTTCAAAACTTTTTCTTCACTGGCATCACTAAGATTTCATTACCTCAGAGCAGCAATATGTTCAGGAACCTCAACAGGCAGAGCCTCCACCTTGTAGTAGCCCTTGAGAATGTCTGCTCTTGCAGCTACTTTTCCAGGAGCAATTGTACGGATTTTTCCTCTCGCCATAACAGCAGCTTGGATCAAGGCAGTGTTCACTCCCATCACAGCAAAGGTCTGGAGAGCAATACTGAGAAAATAAAGGAGATTGTAAAGAGCTTGTTGTGTGCATTATATCTCATCTCTATGAATGTAGCTGTAAAAGTGTACCTTGGTCTAGCTTCAGCCTGGAGTTGAATATCAGTCTTCTTCAGCTGCTCAAGAGTCATGGTCTCAATCTCCTCAGGGAGAGGAGGTGTAATGGTGGCCTTAACTAAAAGGCAGAAAGGAGCCACATCAACATAAGTGGCGACCCCAACATATAAGAAGAAAAGGATTTAAGATTCTAAGAAAAAACATACCATTGACACTTGCAGCAGCAACGGCAGCAGTGTACAAACTAAACTCCATGGGCAAACCAACTGCTGTTGGCAAGATACGACGCACTTCAGCTGCAAGCAGAGGTTTGGCATACTGCCAGGCAATTCCTTCCTGCAAAGCTTTAAGAGCCGCCTTCAACATTTCACGTGATTTGGTTCCACTCACAATCTGGGGATAGTGTTAATGAGAATCTTATTTCTAATTATGACAATAATTTGTgagaaaaatctaaaaaagaaatAGTAATGAAAGAGAAGAGATAAACTACAACACAATACCGGTATAGCTTCTTCAATGATGGTCTTGTCAATCTTGACAAAAGCCACTTCTTGTCCAAGTAATTTAATGTAGGCTGAAGCCAATGGCTGATTGTTTGGTAAGTCCTTCCAGTTTGTGAGCTTGAGGGGTAAAACATAAGTCATACACATTTTCCCTGTCATGTTTGTAATATTGCTTACAAGTATAAAATTAAACAGTGCATTGGATATGAAAACGTACTGCTCTCAGGGTGCGCTTAATCTTTGTGATTTGGTCAAcaccttcatctgcagcaggagaTTTCAGAAGAGCCTCCTGGATTCCTTCAGTTCTTACACCAATCTGTTTGCGAGCATGGATTGAGTGAAGGCTGAAACATTTTTAAGCATGAATCAGATTTTCTACCCACCTCAAGAACATCAGCAGCAGCTCCAGCCAGATAAGCACGTGCTTTAGCTACAACAGCTCTGGGCAGGATGGTTGCAGCATCATTGATCATGTAGGCACTGCCAGCAGCTCCAACCATGAGTGAAGCTGCACAGACATAGGAAAGAATATCATTGATGCAGTCttttacagtatacattttaataaaacacccAACACATCATTTGTAAGCTTTCTTGAGAATTTTGCAAAACTTACTATGATAGAAGTCCAGCTGAAGGGCTCTGCTGAAACGGTAGCTAAGTCTGTCTAGCTTGCGGCTCATGAGCTTGATGGCAACATTAGCTGCACCAGCACTGAAATAGACAACTATTATTAAAATGCTCATTTGGcatgataaataaaatgtatgataaaactTCTTACACAGCTGCCATATCAGGAGCAGTGATTCTGGTCAAGGACTTGATGTGGGAATAAGCAAAGCTCACAACATGCATGTTGGTTTCAGTCTTCAGAGCACCAGCAAGACTGGAGACAAGAGCCACTGATGGCTTGGCCtcaaacaatacaatacaagCAACCATGCGCACTTCTGGGTGGAGAGCTCTATCCAACACAAGCTGCAGAGCCACTGGCTGAACCTGTGGCAAGAAACAAGGTCAGTTTATTGTTGGAAAAAAATGGGCCATTTTACAATAATTCATTCCTACAATGACTGACACTTGCCAGTTTTGGTTCCTTCTTGGCAATGTTCCTCAGGGCCAAGATAGCATCAACCTGGACTCTAAGGGGCAGAGATGTAGCTGCAGTTCTCAGTCCTGGCAGGAGCTTCATGATGGGTTTAAGACTAGCAGGGTGACCAGCATTGCCCAGAACTTTAAGAGCCAATGTGATTTCAGGAATGTCATTTTTAGAAGTTGCCTCTGCAGCAATATCATGAATGGGCTGAGGAGATTGAGGCACATACAATTAGAAAATCTGAAAAGGTAAATGAAAATCTGAAAAGGTAAAATGTAAGACTTGAATTGTTTACCCTGAGGAGCTCAGAAGAACAAGTGGGAACTGCAACACAGTGCCTGGCAATCATGGAACCATATCCAAGCATTACAACTTCACGGAGAGCTGGGACTTTGGCAATTTTCTCGTGTGTAACCAAACTCTgttcagcaaaataaaaaaattattaatttgaattgGGTAAGATTTGAAGAACAGCATTTTGAGTATAGTTAGATTTACTCACAGCTGTCAATTGCATTGTTTCCAGATCAGCAGTGACCATGTGCAAAGCAACCACAAGAGCCTGAATGAACTCTGGAAGGGTAAGTTCACCAGCCAGGAACTTCTCCTTGATGAATTTTACAATGACTGGTGTGCCAACCGAAGGAAGAGCATCCAGGAGCCAGCGCCTAACAGAGtcattgtttaaaatgtaaataaaaaattaaaaaaatcccaTTAATGTATTGCTGACAAATTGTACCTGTAAGCTGGTTTGTCCTTGAACTGAGCCCAGATAGCCTCAATGTTCTCCAGGGTGGAAACACGCAGGAGCTGGATGAGCTGAACAAACTTGAGTGGAGCGTCTTCATGGACCATGTCCACATTGTTTGCAACAAGGTGCTTTAGGATCTCGATGATCTAGAAGAGAGTAAGAGCTAGTTTCAGTTGATATGTTCAGTGTGGTTCAAAGGGTTTGACTCTGAGATAGTTAAAGTATTACCTGGGCTGGAGCATCACTGATCTTCATTAGATGAATGGGGGTCTGAAGAATCTCAGTTGCAAACTCATATTGCAGGGATCCACGAGCCAAGTAATCAGCTTTGATTGGAGCAACAGGGGTCTTCTCAATCTCAACAAAAGCCAAGGTTTGTctgaaacaaataattatttttgaaagtcaaCATAATGAAATGTGTTGGGCATATTGTTAGTTCATATTTCTCACAGAGGATCAGTCATACTTTGCTTCCATCTGAGCAGCACCATGAATCTCATTGAAAGGTGAAAACTGATGCACTTCCTCAACTGTTGCTTCAGCGATTAGTACACCAGCGGACGCCGGTTTCATGATGTAATTGTAAGTTGCAGTTTCTATCAGACTCTTGATTCTCTGTTGAGAGAAAGGTATGTgatgaatttaacatttaaaaaattatattgttgaGGGAATATTTCAAGTCATTCCAGTCTTGTTCATTACCTCTGTGCATTCATGACACCTCTCAGTGTATGCCAAACCAACATCCTTCATGATTCTCTCCTGGCAGTGGCTCAGATCCTTAGACTTGGTTACGGTAATGTGGTTGGCTTTTGGATCCTCACTGATGACatagtgggtcctgcacactccCTGAGCTCCAGCCTGGAAGGACGAGTCAAAAAATAAGACTGCAGAACTCAAAAAGGCTTTCTTAATGCCTTTATAAATGTTCTTAGGATTAATTTCTCACCTCTTGCAGCTCATAGATGTTCTGGGTCTTCTTGAGGTTGAGCTGAAGGATGTTGAGTATACCTCTGTGTAAGTTCAATACAGTAGGGGAGACTCCTGCAGGG is from Carassius gibelio isolate Cgi1373 ecotype wild population from Czech Republic chromosome B22, carGib1.2-hapl.c, whole genome shotgun sequence and encodes:
- the LOC127987414 gene encoding vitellogenin-like, which gives rise to MRALVLALTVALVACQQINLVPEFAPDKTYVYKYEALLLGGLPQEGLARAGIKVNSKVHLSAVTENTFLMKLMEPVIYEYAGIWPKDPFFPATKLTSALAAQLQIPIKFEYANGVVGKVFAPAGVSPTVLNLHRGILNILQLNLKKTQNIYELQEAGAQGVCRTHYVISEDPKANHITVTKSKDLSHCQERIMKDVGLAYTERCHECTERIKSLIETATYNYIMKPASAGVLIAEATVEEVHQFSPFNEIHGAAQMEAKQTLAFVEIEKTPVAPIKADYLARGSLQYEFATEILQTPIHLMKISDAPAQIIEILKHLVANNVDMVHEDAPLKFVQLIQLLRVSTLENIEAIWAQFKDKPAYRRWLLDALPSVGTPVIVKFIKEKFLAGELTLPEFIQALVVALHMVTADLETMQLTASLVTHEKIAKVPALREVVMLGYGSMIARHCVAVPTCSSELLRPIHDIAAEATSKNDIPEITLALKVLGNAGHPASLKPIMKLLPGLRTAATSLPLRVQVDAILALRNIAKKEPKLVQPVALQLVLDRALHPEVRMVACIVLFEAKPSVALVSSLAGALKTETNMHVVSFAYSHIKSLTRITAPDMAAVAGAANVAIKLMSRKLDRLSYRFSRALQLDFYHTSLMVGAAGSAYMINDAATILPRAVVAKARAYLAGAAADVLEIGVRTEGIQEALLKSPAADEGVDQITKIKRTLRALTNWKDLPNNQPLASAYIKLLGQEVAFVKIDKTIIEEAIPIVSGTKSREMLKAALKALQEGIAWQYAKPLLAAEVRRILPTAVGLPMEFSLYTAAVAAASVNVKATITPPLPEEIETMTLEQLKKTDIQLQAEARPSIALQTFAVMGVNTALIQAAVMARGKIRTIAPGKVAARADILKGYYKVEALPVEVPEHIAALSFETLAVVRNIEEPSAERTVPLVSELAVQKSQTSAEYMSSENSDEVPMRAPAPFDKTLCLAVPYIEIKGCVEVHSHNTAFIRNTPLFYIIGHHTARVTVARAEGPAVERLELEVQVGPRAAERLLKQISLIDEETAEGKAFLLKLKGILETEDKNRNFSESSSSSRSSSSRSSSSSSSRSSSSSSSSGSRSRVTKTATIMEAFGKFHKDRYLAPHGDSKKVSSGSSGSSFERIQKQAKFLGNSGSPVFAVIARAVRADHKLLGYQLAAYFDKPTARVQIVVSSIAENDNLKICVDGAVLSKHKMTAKLAWGPECQQYAVTAKAEAGVLGEFPAARLELEWERLPITVTSYAKKMSKHIPMAAFQTGFRLERVTNSEKEIELTAALPTQRSLNVIARIPEMTLSRMGIPLPFTVPINPDGSLSIHIDEDILSWIQKHIKEE